The nucleotide sequence AGACGGTGTTCGCCCGCACCTCCTGGGGCCCCGAGGCGACCTTCGCGGCCTTCGTGTGCCGGCCTCTAGGCGGACATCTGTATGCCGAGTTGTGCGAGCGCTACGGCATCGGCGGCACGGGGCACAACCACCCGGAGGAGGGGCACTTCGTGCTGTTTGGCCGGGGGGAGACCCTCGCGGGCGATACCGGCTACACCTACGCCAAGCGTACCAACGAGCACAACACCATCCTGGTGGACGGCAAGGGTCAGTACGGCGATGGTGAGATGTGGCCGTCGCCGACCAGGGGACGCGCTCACATCACGCGCTTTGCGACCGACAAGGACCTTATGATCGTCACAGGGGATGCGACCTCGGCCTACCCCGAGGAGCTGGGGCTGACCCAGTTCGAGCGCACCTTTGTGATGGCCGGGCCCGACCTGTGTGTGGTCTGCGACCGCCTGCAAGCCCGTGAGCCACGCACCTTCTCGTGGCTTCTGACCCACAAGGGGACAGTTGCCTCCGACAAGGGTCAGTGGACCGTGACGCGCGGTGGGGCGAAGCTCACCCTTGCGCCGCTGCTCCCGGCCAAACTCACCGGCCAGACGGAGACGTACCGTCCGCAGTTCATCCATCCGACGCGTGACCTGACGCCGAAAGACCCGGAGTTCGAGCGGCTGTCGCTGAACACCGACCCTGTGACACAGACCACCTTCCTGATGCCCCTGCTGATCAGCGGCGCCGGCGAGACGCCTGTGACTGTCGCCTCGGCAGGTGGCGAGAACTGTGACGCTGTGCGGGCCGGCCAGATTGTCGTCGCCTTCCGGAAGGCCCCGGGAGAGATGACGGTGCGTGCCCCCTGGGGAGAAGAGGTGCGAAGCGGTGCT is from Armatimonadia bacterium and encodes:
- a CDS encoding heparinase II/III family protein, which encodes YERTALTIGTDGGFHEGPSYWDFSMPTLYLFTDLYEWCTGLHAPDIDRGLPGQIEFRFRHLYPGLGLAAPLEDAPQTLGRPPVKLALWEARRFKDPLAMGLADLLVTSPGTDRFNLLWLDEKLVGTEPLAKLALSKRYDDVETVFARTSWGPEATFAAFVCRPLGGHLYAELCERYGIGGTGHNHPEEGHFVLFGRGETLAGDTGYTYAKRTNEHNTILVDGKGQYGDGEMWPSPTRGRAHITRFATDKDLMIVTGDATSAYPEELGLTQFERTFVMAGPDLCVVCDRLQAREPRTFSWLLTHKGTVASDKGQWTVTRGGAKLTLAPLLPAKLTGQTETYRPQFIHPTRDLTPKDPEFERLSLNTDPVTQTTFLMPLLISGAGETPVTVASAGGENCDAVRAGQIVVAFRKAPGEMTVRAPWGEEVRSGAAVMVLRLQGADRQVLEAR